In the genome of Coraliomargarita algicola, one region contains:
- a CDS encoding alpha-L-fucosidase — translation MKKTLTLILVLTLGAQGFLSAVPDPMEASARAKADRPWFAQFMAGEPEVAGFSGESEAARLKRVQPWKDARFGLFLHWGPQGGGGEFKLKGDLLSQFNPIEFDAEEWVLTAKELGFQYIVITTKHHAGFCMFDSKYTDQDIIDATPFGRDPMKELADACAKYDMLLGFYYSVWDIAHPAYTKDIGSSDYAEYHQYMIDQTTELLTNYGPIVTLWMDGEWVNTWSYERASEYRDLVRDLQPNILFVDRIGQRRRGDGDYSSSENFVPYIGDNIDDRLWESCIRFDGKWFWAGKDTSQSLDWALRNLVDAVSRGGNLLMNMGPTPEGLLPPQSVAKLKPLGEWLKQYGEAVYATERGPHYLLDWGNCTRRGNTLYYFIADWPSDGQLLIPGLDTKIKTMSYLGDFAGSHVSFKLSDGAVAVTVPNAPVDSLMSVLKVELDGAPVVDNALRPLTAPLRPQQGNAKMKVGDYFLSSAFAKIHGDDLHFSLGAGAGGQRENLKGWTNPSDWAEWEIVVDQPGSYDLKVNYSSWMSSGKFVIEVNGQSFEQEVAPTLKGKLKGRQSPFAAAFKLDNMGQVEFDQPGRYTVTVKALEITPKASEYDLGLMLLREIVLSQR, via the coding sequence ATGAAAAAAACACTTACACTGATACTAGTCCTAACCCTTGGGGCACAGGGCTTCTTGTCCGCTGTTCCAGATCCCATGGAAGCGTCTGCGCGTGCCAAAGCAGACCGTCCGTGGTTCGCCCAATTCATGGCGGGCGAACCCGAGGTTGCTGGTTTTTCGGGCGAATCTGAAGCTGCCCGCCTCAAGCGTGTGCAACCGTGGAAGGATGCACGCTTTGGATTGTTTCTGCACTGGGGGCCACAAGGCGGTGGGGGTGAATTTAAGTTGAAAGGTGACTTGTTGAGTCAATTCAACCCCATCGAGTTCGATGCGGAGGAGTGGGTGCTTACCGCCAAGGAGCTGGGCTTTCAGTATATAGTGATCACCACGAAACACCATGCAGGCTTCTGTATGTTTGATTCAAAATACACGGACCAAGATATCATTGATGCGACACCCTTTGGTCGTGATCCGATGAAGGAATTGGCGGATGCGTGTGCCAAATACGATATGCTTCTGGGCTTCTATTATTCGGTTTGGGACATTGCACATCCTGCATATACCAAGGATATTGGTAGCTCCGATTATGCGGAGTATCATCAATACATGATCGATCAGACTACGGAATTGCTTACGAATTATGGTCCGATTGTGACGTTATGGATGGACGGCGAGTGGGTGAATACTTGGTCCTATGAGCGCGCTTCAGAATACCGTGATCTTGTTCGAGACTTACAGCCTAATATTTTGTTTGTAGATCGTATTGGGCAGCGACGTCGCGGTGATGGCGATTACAGCTCGTCTGAAAATTTCGTCCCATACATTGGCGATAACATTGATGATCGCTTATGGGAAAGTTGCATTCGGTTTGACGGAAAGTGGTTCTGGGCAGGTAAGGATACTTCGCAGTCTTTGGATTGGGCGCTACGCAACTTGGTGGATGCCGTGTCGCGTGGTGGTAATTTGTTAATGAATATGGGGCCAACGCCTGAAGGTTTGTTACCGCCCCAAAGTGTTGCAAAGCTCAAACCGTTGGGTGAGTGGTTGAAGCAATATGGCGAAGCCGTTTATGCAACTGAGCGTGGCCCACATTATTTGTTGGACTGGGGGAATTGCACTCGTCGTGGAAATACCCTCTATTACTTCATCGCTGACTGGCCTAGTGATGGGCAGCTATTGATTCCCGGTTTGGACACAAAGATCAAGACGATGTCATATCTCGGCGATTTCGCCGGCTCGCACGTGTCCTTCAAGCTATCAGACGGAGCTGTGGCTGTCACTGTGCCGAATGCCCCAGTGGATTCATTGATGAGTGTTCTTAAGGTAGAACTCGATGGTGCGCCGGTTGTGGACAATGCTCTACGTCCATTGACCGCTCCACTACGTCCGCAGCAAGGTAATGCCAAAATGAAGGTGGGGGACTACTTTCTTTCATCCGCATTTGCTAAAATCCATGGCGATGACCTTCATTTTTCGCTGGGCGCCGGAGCGGGTGGTCAGCGCGAAAATCTGAAAGGCTGGACCAATCCATCCGATTGGGCTGAATGGGAAATCGTTGTCGATCAGCCAGGTTCCTATGACTTGAAAGTCAATTACAGCAGTTGGATGTCGAGCGGAAAATTCGTGATCGAGGTGAATGGACAGTCCTTTGAACAGGAGGTCGCACCAACCTTGAAAGGCAAGCTCAAAGGTCGACAGAGTCCGTTTGCGGCCGCATTCAAATTGGACAACATGGGGCAAGTTGAATTCGACCAGCCTGGGCGTTACACCGTTACTGTGAAAGCGCTTGAAATAACGCCCAAGGCGAGTGAATACGATCTGGGATTGATGTTGCTACGCGAGATCGTGCTAAGTCAGCGTTAA